A single genomic interval of Arthrobacter globiformis harbors:
- a CDS encoding class I SAM-dependent DNA methyltransferase: MINQQQLWDDEAAKRYDTPGEGMFSAEVLGPTVEVLAKLAGDGPAVEFAIGTGRVAIPLSKAGVAVSGIELSHAMIASLRQKVGEARIPVVQGDMTEAWAGDDFSLAFLVFNTISNLLTQEEQIRCFQNAARHLAPGGCFVVELWVPQLRSLPPGHGGTVEVSEPGYLLVDTYDVLHQHVISHHVRFGPELSDGRDARIARTPHRYIWPSELDLMARLAGFKLESRWADWNRSEFSAAARSHVSVYRIAAR, translated from the coding sequence ATGATCAACCAGCAACAGCTCTGGGACGATGAGGCCGCGAAACGGTACGACACGCCAGGCGAGGGAATGTTCTCGGCCGAGGTACTGGGCCCGACGGTTGAGGTCCTGGCAAAGCTCGCGGGCGACGGTCCGGCCGTCGAGTTTGCCATAGGCACGGGCCGTGTAGCCATCCCACTCTCGAAGGCGGGGGTCGCTGTCAGCGGTATCGAACTGTCTCACGCGATGATCGCCAGTCTCCGTCAAAAGGTCGGAGAAGCCCGCATTCCCGTGGTCCAGGGTGACATGACCGAGGCGTGGGCGGGTGACGATTTCTCCCTTGCATTCCTTGTGTTCAACACCATCTCCAACCTCCTTACCCAGGAAGAACAGATCCGCTGCTTCCAAAATGCTGCTCGCCACCTTGCACCTGGCGGGTGCTTCGTAGTTGAACTCTGGGTGCCCCAATTGCGTTCGCTACCACCCGGACATGGCGGAACCGTCGAGGTGAGTGAGCCCGGGTACCTCCTGGTCGATACCTACGATGTGCTCCACCAGCACGTCATCTCCCACCATGTGCGGTTCGGCCCGGAGCTGTCTGATGGCCGCGATGCCCGGATCGCACGGACACCGCACCGATACATCTGGCCCAGTGAGCTAGATCTCATGGCCCGGCTGGCCGGATTTAAGCTCGAATCCCGATGGGCAGACTGGAACCGGAGCGAATTCTCAGCGGCAGCCCGCAGTCACGTATCCGTATACCGGATAGCAGCGCGTTGA
- a CDS encoding nuclear transport factor 2 family protein, with product MGAQEDAALVRRGYEAFSAGDMDTLGTLFTEDAVWHVGGSGGLSGVKQGREAILAYFGELFSRSNGTVKVTLDEVIGGENHTVGVQSNHAERNGTPLDQRAALVFMLSDGKVTEVHEFLEDTAKAADFWS from the coding sequence ATGGGAGCACAAGAAGATGCAGCGCTGGTGCGGCGCGGCTATGAAGCGTTCAGCGCAGGAGACATGGACACCCTCGGCACACTATTCACGGAGGATGCCGTCTGGCATGTGGGAGGCAGCGGCGGACTGTCCGGAGTCAAGCAAGGTCGGGAGGCCATCCTTGCCTACTTCGGTGAACTATTCTCGCGATCCAATGGGACCGTCAAGGTTACCCTCGACGAGGTCATTGGAGGGGAGAACCATACCGTTGGAGTCCAGAGCAACCACGCCGAGCGCAACGGCACACCCCTGGACCAAAGGGCTGCGCTAGTCTTCATGCTCTCCGATGGGAAAGTCACGGAGGTGCACGAGTTCCTGGAGGATACTGCCAAGGCGGCCGACTTCTGGTCATAA
- a CDS encoding DUF309 domain-containing protein, with protein sequence MTGDRDRDALSRPRQARPRDALGRPLPYGSAGVEPVSEEPLPPAQTLVSARSLVEAGRPFAAHEVLEARWKAGPAEERNLWQGLAQICVGLTHAARGNSIGALRLFERGAARLEEYGSGEGPTYGLDLSALMNCARDRMRTGH encoded by the coding sequence ATGACCGGTGACAGGGATAGGGATGCTCTAAGCCGCCCGCGTCAGGCCCGCCCCCGTGACGCTCTTGGGCGGCCCCTGCCGTACGGAAGCGCCGGCGTTGAGCCGGTCTCGGAGGAGCCGCTGCCGCCGGCGCAGACGTTGGTCTCGGCCCGGAGTCTGGTGGAGGCCGGCCGGCCCTTCGCCGCCCATGAGGTACTCGAGGCCCGTTGGAAAGCCGGGCCGGCCGAAGAACGCAACCTCTGGCAGGGTCTCGCCCAGATCTGCGTCGGGCTCACCCACGCCGCCCGGGGAAACAGCATTGGCGCGCTCCGTCTCTTCGAGCGCGGTGCGGCCCGACTCGAGGAGTACGGTTCCGGCGAAGGGCCGACCTATGGGCTGGACTTGTCCGCCCTGATGAACTGCGCACGTGATCGGATGCGCACCGGCCATTGA
- a CDS encoding YybH family protein: MTSDLNQLRDLYRKSVEAFIQGDPNAQKPLWSERDDVTLANPLGPPAKGFDRVCQVMDSASALISEGEGYTFDSIAVVETPDLAYEVGIERSVAKLGGAEEKVPISLRVTTVFRREDDGWKIVHRHADSISEARSVQSVIQRSGDTS; encoded by the coding sequence ATGACATCCGACCTGAACCAGTTGAGAGATCTGTACCGCAAGTCGGTGGAGGCGTTCATCCAGGGCGATCCGAACGCGCAGAAGCCTCTGTGGTCGGAACGGGACGACGTCACGCTTGCCAATCCCCTCGGGCCCCCGGCGAAGGGCTTCGACCGGGTGTGTCAGGTCATGGATAGTGCGTCTGCGCTGATCAGTGAAGGCGAGGGCTACACTTTCGACAGCATCGCGGTGGTCGAGACTCCCGATCTCGCCTACGAGGTTGGGATAGAGCGCAGTGTGGCTAAGCTTGGGGGTGCCGAGGAGAAGGTCCCGATTAGCCTCCGGGTAACTACGGTCTTTCGCCGAGAAGACGACGGCTGGAAGATCGTCCACCGCCATGCCGACTCGATCTCCGAGGCAAGGTCGGTCCAGTCCGTCATACAGCGGAGTGGGGACACCTCATAG
- a CDS encoding saccharopine dehydrogenase family protein — protein MDNASREHDLVLYGATGFVGRLIAGYVAEHAPAGIRVGLAGRSRSRLEAVRSQLPVGAHGWALIEADSEDADSTAALASGTRVLFTTVGPYAKHGLPVVDACARAGTHYADLAGEVSFVREAIDRYDALAKTSGARIVHSCGYDSVPSDLAVLLLHQAAEADGAGGLLQVQLIATAKAGISGGTLESMRGQLDAMRSSTALKSLAVDPYALSPDRTREPMTQQPPDAGPVRRSDDGTWTAPFIMAPFNTRIVRRSNALQGWAYGRSLQYGEVMGVAPGPAGAVIARAMALGLRAFTGAMAFPPTRGVLDRCLPAPGAGPSTSTQRAGWFHSQVTARTEDGHRYQAIAAGPGDPGYAATAVMAGETALALALDGDRLPTAKGSLTPATALGNVLIRRLRAAGHTYQITKLV, from the coding sequence ATGGACAACGCATCTCGGGAACATGACCTCGTTCTCTACGGAGCGACGGGTTTCGTTGGCCGACTGATCGCCGGCTACGTCGCGGAGCATGCACCGGCCGGTATCCGAGTCGGACTCGCGGGCCGGTCCAGGTCCAGACTCGAGGCGGTTCGGTCGCAGTTGCCAGTCGGGGCGCACGGATGGGCCCTCATCGAAGCCGACTCGGAGGACGCGGACTCAACCGCCGCCCTGGCCTCGGGCACACGCGTGCTCTTCACAACCGTCGGTCCATACGCGAAACACGGGCTACCTGTCGTCGATGCCTGCGCACGGGCCGGTACCCACTACGCCGACCTCGCGGGTGAGGTGTCCTTCGTCCGGGAGGCGATCGATCGCTACGACGCTCTGGCCAAGACGAGCGGGGCCAGGATCGTGCACTCCTGCGGCTACGACTCCGTGCCGTCCGACCTCGCTGTACTGCTGCTTCATCAGGCAGCAGAAGCCGATGGCGCTGGCGGTCTGCTCCAGGTCCAACTCATTGCTACGGCCAAGGCTGGTATCAGCGGAGGCACACTCGAATCAATGCGCGGGCAGCTCGACGCGATGCGATCGAGCACCGCCCTGAAGTCATTAGCCGTGGACCCCTACGCTCTGAGCCCCGACCGCACACGGGAGCCGATGACACAACAGCCTCCTGACGCCGGTCCCGTGCGCCGTTCCGATGACGGCACCTGGACCGCGCCTTTCATCATGGCCCCGTTCAACACTCGGATAGTGCGCCGCAGCAACGCATTGCAGGGCTGGGCCTACGGCCGCTCCCTTCAGTACGGCGAGGTGATGGGGGTGGCCCCCGGACCGGCAGGAGCGGTCATCGCCAGGGCAATGGCACTCGGGCTCCGGGCATTTACGGGCGCGATGGCGTTCCCGCCGACCCGGGGGGTGCTCGACCGCTGTCTTCCGGCACCAGGTGCGGGTCCGAGCACCAGCACGCAGCGCGCGGGCTGGTTCCACTCCCAGGTGACCGCCCGCACTGAAGACGGGCACCGATACCAGGCGATTGCTGCTGGCCCCGGTGATCCCGGTTATGCCGCCACCGCCGTGATGGCAGGCGAGACTGCACTCGCTCTTGCCCTCGACGGTGACCGGCTGCCGACCGCGAAAGGGTCGCTGACGCCGGCCACTGCACTCGGCAACGTGCTCATACGGCGACTCCGTGCGGCCGGCCACACTTACCAGATAACCAAACTCGTCTGA
- a CDS encoding alpha-L-rhamnosidase — translation MSATITRVRFEHHENARLGIEETRPRISWQLGEAPEGFVQTAAHVEVSLGVPGMETDTSLHVLRGEAQVLVPWPARPLVSRERATVRVQVQGPDGWGPWSEPASVEAGLLEPGDWVAGLVGPAWDEEPGTLRRPGRVRTEFVLPPDLVSARLYLSGHGLVEAEINGRRVGDEEFTPGWTSYSHRLRYAAFDVTDLLEAGENAIGVWLADGWWRGRIGFEGGVWDYYGTDLSALVQLEAITADGIRHTICSDKNWQAGFGPILTASLYDGEMFDARLHDPAWSRPGWNLDGWTPARTTALDASVIVAPTGPPVRCIEELVPVSVEDKGEGRWLLDFGQNHSGRLRLRATGPAGHVITVRHAEVLQAGEIYTRTLRDAAATDVLVLGGKELEWEPRFTIHGYRYAEVSGWLGPLEPGDVVSRVLHTDMERTGWFRCSDPELERLHENVLWSLRSNFVDIPTDCPQRDERLGWTGDIQVFTATAAFLYNVTGMLASWLRDLALEQQKIGTVPFYVPWIPLGEWAQLPPDPVAVWDDVAVLTPDVLYQRTGDLQLLRRQYPSARAYVDQVAAKAGPTRLCEGWTQLGDWLDPAAPPESPLEATTEPGLVATAYFAYSARRLAAVASLLGEDDDAARYTDLAEKVVAAFVTRYLTDEGRATSDTQTAYALISAFDLYPNMRSRQAGADRLAQLVREAGGRISTGFAGTPVVTDALTRDGHLTEAYLMVQATGYPSWLYPITMGATTIWERWDSMLADGTVNPGDMTSFNHYALGAVADWMHRVVAGLEAADTAYRRIRFAPRPGGTLTSAGATHRTPYGEARIDWTLEDGALRTTVVVPVGARGIVELPGAEPVEVGHGIHEFAREYVP, via the coding sequence ATGTCCGCCACCATCACCCGCGTCCGCTTCGAGCACCATGAAAACGCCCGTTTGGGTATCGAAGAAACCCGGCCGCGGATTTCCTGGCAGCTCGGCGAGGCGCCGGAGGGCTTCGTGCAGACGGCCGCCCACGTCGAGGTGAGCCTCGGGGTGCCGGGAATGGAGACGGACACGAGCCTGCACGTCCTGCGCGGGGAGGCCCAGGTGCTGGTGCCGTGGCCGGCCCGTCCACTGGTCTCCCGGGAGCGGGCCACGGTCCGGGTCCAGGTTCAAGGCCCGGACGGGTGGGGCCCGTGGAGCGAGCCCGCGTCGGTGGAGGCTGGGCTGCTCGAGCCAGGTGACTGGGTAGCCGGCCTTGTCGGTCCTGCTTGGGACGAGGAACCCGGCACGCTGCGACGGCCGGGCAGGGTCCGCACGGAGTTTGTCCTGCCTCCCGACCTCGTCAGTGCCCGCCTTTATCTGTCCGGCCACGGCTTGGTCGAGGCGGAGATCAACGGTCGCCGCGTCGGTGACGAGGAGTTCACCCCAGGGTGGACCAGCTACTCCCACCGGCTGCGCTACGCTGCCTTCGACGTTACCGACCTCCTTGAAGCCGGGGAGAACGCCATCGGGGTGTGGTTGGCCGACGGCTGGTGGCGCGGGCGGATCGGTTTCGAGGGCGGGGTTTGGGACTACTACGGAACAGACCTCTCAGCTCTGGTCCAGCTGGAGGCCATCACCGCCGACGGCATCCGTCACACCATCTGCAGTGACAAGAACTGGCAGGCCGGTTTCGGCCCCATCCTCACCGCCAGCCTCTACGACGGGGAGATGTTTGACGCCCGCCTCCACGACCCCGCGTGGTCCCGGCCCGGCTGGAATCTGGACGGCTGGACCCCGGCGCGGACCACCGCGCTGGACGCCTCCGTGATCGTGGCGCCCACGGGGCCCCCAGTGCGCTGCATCGAGGAGCTGGTCCCGGTGAGCGTGGAGGACAAGGGAGAGGGACGGTGGTTGTTGGACTTCGGGCAAAACCACTCCGGACGCCTCCGATTGCGTGCCACCGGCCCGGCCGGACATGTCATCACTGTGCGCCACGCCGAGGTGCTCCAAGCCGGGGAGATCTACACCCGCACCTTGCGCGATGCTGCCGCCACCGACGTCCTAGTCCTCGGCGGGAAGGAGCTGGAGTGGGAGCCACGCTTCACCATCCACGGATACCGCTACGCTGAGGTCTCCGGCTGGCTGGGGCCGTTGGAGCCCGGTGACGTCGTCTCCCGGGTGCTCCACACCGACATGGAACGCACCGGCTGGTTCCGCTGCTCCGATCCGGAACTGGAGCGCCTGCACGAGAACGTCCTGTGGTCCCTGCGCTCGAACTTCGTGGATATTCCCACCGACTGCCCCCAGCGCGACGAGAGGTTGGGCTGGACCGGGGACATTCAAGTGTTCACCGCTACCGCGGCCTTTCTCTACAACGTCACCGGCATGCTCGCTTCCTGGTTGCGAGACCTCGCCCTGGAACAGCAGAAGATCGGCACTGTGCCCTTCTACGTCCCCTGGATTCCCCTAGGGGAATGGGCTCAACTGCCACCTGATCCGGTGGCAGTGTGGGACGACGTCGCGGTGCTCACCCCCGACGTCCTGTACCAGCGCACGGGGGACCTCCAGCTACTACGCCGCCAATACCCCAGTGCTCGCGCCTACGTCGACCAGGTCGCAGCCAAAGCCGGACCGACTCGGCTCTGCGAGGGTTGGACCCAGCTGGGCGACTGGCTGGATCCGGCCGCTCCGCCGGAGAGCCCGCTTGAGGCGACCACCGAGCCTGGCCTGGTGGCCACTGCATACTTCGCCTACTCCGCCCGCCGCCTCGCTGCGGTCGCCTCCCTGCTGGGAGAGGATGACGATGCCGCCCGATACACCGACCTCGCCGAAAAGGTGGTGGCCGCTTTCGTCACCCGCTACCTCACCGACGAGGGCCGGGCGACCAGTGACACCCAGACCGCGTATGCCCTGATCTCGGCCTTTGATCTCTATCCCAACATGCGGTCAAGGCAGGCCGGCGCTGACCGCCTGGCTCAGCTCGTGCGCGAGGCGGGCGGGCGGATCTCCACCGGATTCGCCGGCACCCCCGTCGTCACCGATGCCCTCACCCGCGACGGCCACCTGACCGAGGCTTATCTCATGGTCCAAGCTACCGGCTACCCGTCATGGCTCTACCCGATCACCATGGGAGCAACCACTATCTGGGAACGCTGGGACTCAATGCTGGCTGATGGCACGGTTAACCCCGGAGACATGACCTCCTTCAACCACTATGCTCTGGGCGCGGTGGCTGACTGGATGCACCGGGTGGTCGCAGGCTTGGAGGCCGCGGACACCGCATATCGCCGCATCCGCTTCGCCCCCCGCCCAGGCGGGACGTTGACCAGCGCCGGAGCCACCCACCGGACGCCTTACGGGGAGGCCCGCATCGACTGGACGCTAGAGGACGGGGCGCTGCGCACCACTGTGGTCGTACCCGTCGGAGCCCGCGGGATCGTCGAACTGCCCGGGGCGGAGCCGGTGGAGGTCGGCCACGGCATCCACGAGTTCGCCCGTGAGTACGTCCCCTGA
- a CDS encoding MFS transporter → MNVSTEVPSLRKAWWIAGVAGMASYLDAGAIVTTGIALVLFQEPFGITPGQIGQLSALLTVMIAVGALVGGRLGDKYGRRRVFSVTMVLFALGALLLTLAPGVGILYLGVILIGFAGGADLPVSIAMIAESAPQGKQGKMVAFSHVLWMAGVLVVQLLAIFVGGMGVTGARILYGHLFVLAVVVLILRAFLPESPAWAREQAAVVAGTVDRVALRGLFSARYLGPLVGTGLFYALANIAANTGGQFGTYLYVNVAGASVSTAATIGFIAFTASFLATFALMRVVDTRYRMPVFIVCSVVCVVAFAIPLVLGVAVSTLVAYGVLYGIAGIICGEPMYKVWSQELFPTQYRSSAQGITIAFTRVVAAVAALFTPAIIEYGPEVLFYFLIATTVVAALIGIFWVSRMPKVFTGLPVGERTGAPSTDSAA, encoded by the coding sequence ATGAACGTTTCAACTGAAGTACCCTCCCTGCGTAAGGCGTGGTGGATAGCCGGCGTTGCTGGGATGGCGTCCTATTTGGACGCTGGAGCGATCGTCACTACGGGCATCGCCCTGGTCCTATTCCAAGAGCCCTTTGGGATTACACCCGGGCAGATCGGCCAGCTCTCGGCGCTGCTTACGGTGATGATCGCCGTCGGTGCCCTGGTTGGAGGCCGGCTGGGCGACAAGTACGGGCGGCGCCGGGTGTTCTCGGTAACGATGGTCCTCTTCGCCTTGGGTGCGCTGCTGCTGACGCTGGCCCCCGGTGTGGGGATCCTCTACCTAGGGGTGATTCTGATAGGTTTCGCGGGCGGGGCGGACCTGCCGGTGTCGATTGCGATGATTGCCGAGAGTGCCCCGCAGGGCAAGCAGGGCAAGATGGTGGCCTTCTCTCACGTGCTGTGGATGGCCGGGGTGCTGGTAGTCCAGCTGCTGGCCATCTTCGTGGGTGGCATGGGGGTGACCGGTGCCCGGATCCTCTACGGGCACCTATTTGTGCTGGCCGTGGTGGTGCTGATTCTACGGGCGTTCCTGCCGGAATCCCCGGCCTGGGCGAGGGAACAGGCCGCCGTAGTAGCGGGAACGGTCGACCGGGTCGCGCTCAGGGGACTGTTCTCGGCACGCTATTTAGGCCCGCTGGTGGGAACAGGACTGTTCTACGCTTTGGCCAACATTGCCGCAAACACCGGCGGCCAGTTCGGCACCTATCTTTACGTCAACGTCGCCGGCGCTTCGGTTTCCACGGCCGCCACCATCGGCTTCATCGCCTTCACCGCCAGCTTCTTGGCCACCTTCGCGCTGATGCGGGTGGTGGACACTCGGTACCGGATGCCGGTCTTCATCGTCTGCAGCGTGGTGTGCGTGGTGGCCTTCGCCATCCCGTTGGTACTCGGGGTGGCCGTTTCCACCTTGGTCGCCTACGGGGTGCTCTACGGCATCGCCGGCATAATCTGCGGGGAGCCGATGTATAAGGTGTGGTCCCAAGAGCTGTTCCCCACCCAGTACCGCTCCAGTGCACAGGGCATCACCATCGCCTTTACCCGAGTGGTGGCTGCAGTGGCGGCGCTGTTCACCCCGGCGATCATTGAGTACGGCCCGGAGGTGCTGTTCTACTTCCTGATCGCCACCACCGTCGTGGCCGCCCTGATCGGCATCTTCTGGGTGTCGCGCATGCCCAAGGTTTTCACAGGCCTGCCCGTCGGGGAGCGAACGGGCGCGCCGTCGACCGACTCCGCCGCCTGA
- a CDS encoding universal stress protein, with translation MPVTFRTPDVRHRDAVSELLDASEQVNASVIVVGVKHRSPVGKLLLGSAAQQILLDANIPVIAVKPRGTEARLGR, from the coding sequence GTGCCGGTCACGTTCCGCACTCCCGATGTCCGCCACCGCGATGCCGTAAGCGAACTCCTGGACGCCTCGGAGCAAGTGAATGCCTCGGTCATCGTCGTAGGCGTCAAGCATCGCAGCCCGGTAGGCAAACTGCTGCTGGGCTCCGCCGCTCAGCAGATCCTCCTCGACGCAAACATTCCTGTCATTGCGGTCAAGCCCCGCGGGACTGAGGCACGACTCGGACGGTGA
- a CDS encoding DoxX family protein translates to MGILVVIGQLLFTALFLVSAYGHLTRRKMMAGYAKSRGVPAAESLVAATGVQMAVGSLMVALGVWPDLGALILFLFLIVTAFGCTPSGRKVNPRTAPWNGCSFTRIWHWPAPHS, encoded by the coding sequence ATGGGCATTCTCGTCGTGATCGGGCAGCTGCTTTTTACGGCGCTGTTTCTGGTATCGGCCTACGGCCACCTCACCAGGCGGAAGATGATGGCCGGTTACGCCAAGAGCCGCGGGGTACCAGCAGCGGAGTCTCTCGTGGCTGCGACGGGCGTCCAGATGGCCGTAGGTTCGCTCATGGTCGCGCTTGGGGTTTGGCCAGATCTCGGTGCGTTGATACTGTTCCTGTTCCTCATAGTGACCGCCTTTGGATGCACTCCTTCTGGAAGGAAAGTGAACCCCAGAACCGCGCCATGGAACGGGTGCAGTTTTACAAGGATTTGGCACTGGCCGGCGCCGCACTCGTGA
- a CDS encoding helix-turn-helix domain-containing protein — MSDEPTQHRFLTSTQAIEELNVKPDQIHALIKAGELRAIQIGGHGLWRIGRQDIEDYIAEAYRRTAERIAAGEISDDGEPGAE; from the coding sequence GTGTCCGATGAACCCACACAGCACCGCTTCCTGACTTCAACCCAGGCCATTGAAGAGCTGAACGTGAAACCGGACCAGATCCATGCCCTGATCAAGGCCGGGGAGCTGCGCGCCATACAGATCGGCGGCCACGGCCTGTGGCGTATCGGGCGCCAGGACATCGAGGATTACATCGCCGAGGCGTACCGGCGCACCGCCGAGCGCATTGCTGCCGGGGAAATCAGCGACGACGGGGAACCGGGCGCCGAGTAG